A window of Nomascus leucogenys isolate Asia chromosome 19, Asia_NLE_v1, whole genome shotgun sequence genomic DNA:
TTGTAGttgtattttgttatataaattgACATGAGAATATTCCTGTTGGATCTTGATTTTATCCATGGCAGTGTTTTTTCATGAGTTATTTTCCTTGTGTGTTTGTTGCAGACCCCTGTAAAAGAGCCCAACAGTGAAAATGTAGATATCAGCAGTGGAGGAGGCGTGACAGGCTGGAAGAGCAAATGCTGCTGAGCATTCTCCTGTTCCATCAGTTGCCATCCACTACCCCGTTTTCTCTTCTTGCTGCAAAATAAACCACTCTGTCCATTTTTAACTCTAaacagatatttttgtttctcatctTAACTATCCAAGCCacctattttatttgttctttcatcTGTGACTGCTTGCTGACTTTATCATAATTTTCTTCAAACAAAAGAAGTATAGAAAAATCATGTCTgtgacttcatttttaaatgtacttgcTCAGCTCAACTGCATTTCAGTTGTATTATAGTCCAGTTCTTATCGACATTAAAACCTATAGCAATCATTTCAAATCTATTCTGCAAATTGTATAAGAATAAAGTTAgaattaacaattttattttgtacaaCAGTGGAATTTTCTGTCATGGATAATGTGCTTGAGTCCCTATAATCTATAGACATGtgatagcaaaagaaacaaacaaaagccaggaAAACACTCATTTTCGCCTTGAATATGTAAATGGGATTAATTTTGTCCTGTGCCTTATGTGGAAAGGAACttctttggttttccttttttgttctggTGGAAGCATGTGCAGGAGACATATCATCCAAACATAAACCATTAAAATGTCTGTGGTTTGCTTGGCTGTAATTTTCAAAGTAGTTAATTGAGGACAAAGGGTAATGCAGAAGTGATAGCTTTGGTTTGCTGAGTCTTGTTTTAAGTGGCCTTGATATTTAAAACTATTCCTGCCATCATTTCTTCTCCTTGGCCACTTTTTCCTTGCGTCTCCCTGCATGCTGCTTTATTtgcttctccctcccccaccacctcaTGGTATATTTAAGAGTGAAAGGGACAAACTAGTATAGGTTTGTCAAGTTTAATATAAAGCACTGATGTAACTTGCTAGGTAAACGGAAAGATAAGTTCTAACTGCCTACTATCCAATGTCAGTTAATTGGTGTCTTCCCCCTCATTTGCTCTCTGCCCTAAAATGTGTCCCAGATGCCTTCATTCGCTGTTTTACTTCTATGTtctgcttttcctcctctctgtTCCCTTCCTGTCTATCCATTGAGTTTATGAAATGGAAGAGTTAACTGCATGCACTAGTGTTTGGAGGGTGTTGTGGTTTGTCTTTCTAATTAGGTGTATAGCCTATTCACTTTCCTAGAATAAATCTCTTTAACCTAAATTTGAGTAGTCCCCATTTTGGCAACTCCTCTAGCAGCTTGGTAGCCTAGTACAGGTTGTTTTCTTGAAAAAGCAGGAAGGAGGAGTGAATTTTATTAACATGTTTGCCAAATGTATTGAGATTTGGCCTCTGAAGAACACTTTCAGTGTTGTCTTTACCTTAAGATTCagaaatactttattattttaagtccTGTCTTTACATccttttggaaaacttgtattgCCATGGATTTGGAAAAAGGACAACGAAAGGCTTTTCATGTAAAGATAAGATTTTTAGCTATCTCTAACCCTGTCCTTTTTTCACtgcattttttctagttttgcttCATTGCTTATCATTAGGATAGGGTAAGTGAAGTTTGCTATGCTGCTAGCATCCTAAGATGATACCTTTGTTGAAAGAATTGTGAATAGCATGATTCATTTCTAGCAGAGGCTGAGTTTAGGACAGCAGCTTCCATTGAGAAGTCTTTCTGTGTCGTGAATAGCATTTTAATGACCTCTTGGCTCACATAAGCAAACAACATAGGGACGTATCTGCTATGAAAATCCACAAATTTTTCAGATAGTGCCCTAAAAGCAATTTTATATGCCTCACTGGTTGTTGTTATTAGGTTGTTCCCACACTTGACTTTATCATTGTTTACTACTAGTAAAAAGCAGCATTGCCAAATAATCCCTAattttccactaaaaatataatgaaatgatgTTAAGCTTTTTGAAAAGTTTAGGTTAAACCTACTGTTGTTAGATTAATGTATTTGTTGCTTCCCTTTATCTGGAATGTGGcattagcttttttattttaaccctCTTTAATTCTTATTCAATTCCATGACTTAAGGTTTGAGAGCTAAACACTGGGATTTTTGGATAACAGACTGACAGTTTTGCATAATTATAATCGGCATTGTACATAGAAAGGATATGGCTACCTTTTGTTAAATCTGCACTTTCTAAATAtcaaaaaagggaaatgaagtataaatcaatttttgtataatcTGTTTGAAACATGAGTTTTATTTGCTTAATATTAGGGCTTTGCCCCTTTTCTGTAAGTCTCTTGGGATCCTGTGTAGAAGCTGTTCTCATTAAACACCAAACAGTTAAGTCCATTCTCTGGTACTAGCTACAAATTCGGTTTCATATTCTACTTAACAAtttaaataaactgaaatatttCTAGATGGTCTACTTctgttcatataaaaacaaaacttgattTCCAGCTGTGTGgtttggttttcatttatttatggaaTTAGAAGGGAAGATTACTtgtgaaaaaaatgtagaatagCAAACTAAATATTAAAGAGttgacggccgggcgcggtggctcacgcttgtaatcccagcactttgggaggccgaggcgggcggatcacgaggtcaggagatcgagaccacggtgaaaccccgtctctactaaaaatacaaaaaaattagacgggcgtggtggtgggcgcatgtagtcccagctactcggagaggctgaggcaggagaatggcgtgaacccgggaggcggagcttgcagagagccgagattgcgccactgcactccagcctgggcgacagagcgagactccgtctcaaaaaaaaaaaagagttgacaaAAATGGGAAATCACTGTCAACCTATGAAAAACTGGAAAAGCAATTTCAAGAACTGTATTTGCTGAGAAActgcattaaaaaatagaattatctctGGGATCCTAAAGCGGAATTATCCTTGTGCCAAAATAGGAGATCCCACGATCCTAATCACACCTGGCTTACACTAGTTGGATGTGCCAAAGGCCACTAGAGCTGAGGTCACCTGATTCCTCAGGGGGACCAAGCGGGGCTCCTCATACTGGAGGGTAAATCCTTGTTTTAGCAGCAGCTGGCCTCTTACTAAGAAACAAAGtattggccgggtgctgtggctcacgcctgtaatcccagcactttgggaggccaaggcggacggatcacgaggtcaggagatggagaccatcctggctaacatggcgaaaccccatctctagtaaaaatacaaaaaaattagctgggcgtggtggcgggtgcctgtagtcccagctacttgggaggctgaggcaggagaatggcgtgaacccgagaggaggaggaggctgcagtgagccgagatcacgccactgcactccaccctgggcgacagagcgaaactccatctcaaaaaaataaaagtattggctgggcgtggtggctcacgcctgtaatcccagcactttgggaggcggaggcaggtggatcacctgaggtcaggagttcaggatcagcctggccaacatggtgaaaccctgtctctactaaaaatactaaaagctgggcgtggtggcacacacctgtaatcccggctactcgggaggctgaggtgggagaatcgcttgaacccaggaggcagaggttgcagtgagccaagatcgcaccacagcactccagcctgggtgatagagcaagactccatctcaaaaaaaaaaaaaaagtatttcctgcTTTTGTTATACATAGCAACAGCCTTGTCTTTATGTGTAGGGAAAAGAAATGTTTGATCCTATATTCAGGCTTTATTagtcaataataaatatttattgacaagaTTGTCTCTGCTGAAAGTATATGTAGAGTATTTCTCAGATGCAGTGATTTTAAGAATCACATAGAGTGTTTTTAATGTTCTATTCCTTCCCCCCAACATACTTGTTTTGTTGGGACCTACAATTCTGcctttgccgggcgcggtggctcacgcctataatcccagcactttggaaggccaaagtgggtggatcacctgaggtcaggacttcgagaccagcctggccaacatggtgaaaccctgtctctactaaaaacccaaaaattagccgggcatggtggcgcacgcctgtaatcccagctactcgggaggctgaggcagtagaatcgcttgaacccgggaggcagaggttgcagtaagccgaaatcatgccactgcactccagcctgggtgacagaacaagattgtttcaaaaaaaaaaaaaaaaaaaaaaaaaaaccaagattgGTGTAGGGAAATAGGATATGGTCTCCCCCCTTAAATCGATGGTCTagtttagaaaacaaaagtaattcATCAAGTTAAGCATATATAAGAGCCAAATAATTGTAATCTGGATTTTAATTGCTGTATTAATATATCAAATTCAGTTGGTGAGAATAGTTGGGATTGCTTTTTGAGGGAGGAGGGACATTAATTGGTTCTTAGAAATGTCGATTCACTGGCTAGGGCAGATGGGGATGTCACTGTAAGAAGAGACCACAGAGGCTAGACAATGACAGACCCTGGGGAATCATGGTAAACTCTTGAGAGTGGTGAGAGCAGTGTGTTTGTGGAAAGCAAGTTTAGATGGATTTGAATAGGAGAAACAAGGGTTTTAGAGGTCACATGGGAAGTCGTGTTAATCGAGGTTTCAATAAGACCTGGCTAAAATGGCAGAGGGAAATGCAGCGTTGAAGGCAAACGTAGTGTGTGAAGGGGGAGAGTATTTCTGGTGAGCCTGCTAGGTGCTTTTTTGGCACTGCTGTAGGTACTTTGGGTTAGGTCTTCAACGTCCTTGTGAATTAGTACCCAAGAAGAAACAGCCTCAGATTAGGTCATTTGCTTAAGGTTGCACAGCCAGTTGGTGCTGGAGTTGGATTTTGAAACCAGGCCAACAACACTGTCCCTCCTGTGTTCACTTCACCTTATTACAGTTCTCAAGAGGGCCTGGGGTAATGAACAGGTGCCAGAGACAGCAGAAAGAGTCTGGAGTGGTTGTGTGACCATTTAGCCCAACCTTGGCACCTTCTAACAAAGAGTAATACCCTCGAAGTATACTTCATTTACTactgtttttgctttatattaCCCCTCACCATCTCATGCAGAAGAAAGCAAAGGGAAGCAATGGGGCATCTGATTGGTCTGGGAGCTCCAGATAGCCAGCAGGTACTTGAAGGCTGCAAGCCAGCTTGAGAGCAGTGGCTGGAACTGGAAGGGGTGTGCACACTACCAATAGCAAGTGAGCAAGAGAGACCTACAATAAACTGAAAGTTATTACAGTACTACAGTAGGCTCTAAGAAATTCCCTTCTCCCACTCTAAGaaacagggcttttttttttttttttttttttacttttaaaggaaACCATTTGctagaaaaacctaaaaaaaatgattatatacAAATTCGTTATCTGAATGTGGATTCTGTACTGCAGCAAAAGCAACCCAGCTCTGGAACTCTGTTTGGCTTCTTCAGTTATCAGGTACATCATGCCGCTGATGAAGGTGAAGGCAAAGGCCACCCACGCCAGGACGTAGGAGTAGCCATAGCTGCCTTCTTTGGTCAGGTAATAGAAATCTGTGGTTTTATCGCGCCTGTCTGTATAAGTGGAGGCTGCAATCATGAGGCACAGGTATGACATTAGCTGGATGATGAAGGTTAGGACAAACCTCTCTCCCTGCTTTAGGTGGAAGATGAAGAAGGCGATGCAGCAGAGAATGGTGGAGAGGACCATGGTGGCCTGGATCACCTGTAGCATTGTAgcatggtgtattttttttttttttttttttttttttttgagacgagtttcgctcttgttgcccaggctggagtgcagtgggcgatctcggctcactgcaacctccgcctctcgggttcaagcgattctcctgccgcagccttccgagtagctgggactacaggcgcatgccactgtgtccggaattggtgggttcttggtctcactgacttcaagaatgaagctgcggaccctcgcggtgagtgttacagctcttaaggtggcacatctggagtttgttccttctgatgttcggatgtgttcggagtttcttccttctggtgggttcctggtctcgctggctcaggagtgaagctgcagaccttcatggtgagtgttacagctcttaaggtggcgcatctggagttgttcgttcctcccggtgggcttgtggtctcgctggcctcaggagtgaagctgcagtccttcgcggtgagtgttacagctcataaaggcagtgtggacccaaagagtgagcagtagcaagatttattgcaaagagtgaaagaacaaacctTACACagggtggaaggggacccgagcgggttgccgctgctggccggggcagcctgcttttactctcttatctggctccacccacatcctgctgattggtagagcccagtggtctgttttgacagggcgctgattggtgcattcacaaaccctgagctagacacagggtgctgattggtgtgtttacaaaccttgagctagatacagagtgcccattggtgtatttacaatccctgagctagacaagGGTTCTCCGCGttcccaccagactcaggagcccagctggcttcacccagtagATCCtacaccggggctgcaggtggagctgcctgccagtcccgcgccgtgcgcctgcactcctcagcccttgggtggtccatgggactgggcgccatggagcagggggcggcgctcatcagggaggctcgggccgcacaggagcccacggagggggtgggaggctcaggcat
This region includes:
- the LOC100596332 gene encoding epithelial membrane protein 2-like, translating into MKILVLLAFTVAFHITSAALLFIATIDNAWWVGDEFFADVWRICTKNTNCTVINDSFTEYSMGRVIQATMVLSTILCCIAFFIFHLKQGERFVLTFIIQLMSYLCLMIAASTYTDRRDKTTDFYYLTKEGSYGYSYVLAWVAFAFTFISGMMYLITEEAKQSSRAGLLLLQYRIHIQITNLYIIIFFRFF